A window from Dunckerocampus dactyliophorus isolate RoL2022-P2 chromosome 15, RoL_Ddac_1.1, whole genome shotgun sequence encodes these proteins:
- the krr1 gene encoding KRR1 small subunit processome component homolog, which translates to MASGSTADNVRDAKTLEKSRNNKKPVDEAELLTVPDGWREQPFTKDDNPRGLLEESSFATLFPKYREAYLKDCWPLVEKALGEVHIKASLDLIEGSMSVCTTKKTFDPYAIIRARDLIKLLARSVPFEQAVRILQDDVACDIIKIGTLVRNRERFVKRRQRLIGPKGSTLKALELLTNCYVMVQGNTISALGPYNGLKEVRKVVMDTMKNIHPIYNIKTLMIKRELSKDAELRTQNWERFLPKFRHKNLAKRKEPKKKSVKKEYTPFPPPQPDSNVDKELATGEFFLRESVKRRKKMEEIKVKQAEALSKKQEERNKAFIPPKEKPLLKKAAKAPVESKLDIAALKDKVKKAKTKKLGAPPVNPAPPTSMTTDKKNKKTKSKS; encoded by the exons ATGGCGTCCGGCAGCACGGCGGACAACGTGAGGGACGCAAAAACTTTGGAAAAAtccagaaacaacaaaaaaccag TGGATGAAGCTGAACTTCTGACAGTCCCTGATGGATGGAGAGAGCAGCCCTTCACTAAAGACGATAATCCCCGTGGTTTGTTGGAGGAGAGTAGTTTCGCCACACTATTCCCTAAATACAGAGAAGCCTACCTGAAAGATTGCTGGCCGCTGGTGGAGAAGGCTTTAGGAGAGGTG CATATCAAAGCCTCCCTGGACCTGATTGAGGGAAGCATGAGCGTCTGCACCACCAAGAAAACCTTTGACCCTTATGCCATCATTAGAGCAAGGGATCTCATTAAGCTGCTTGCCAGGAGTGTTCCATTTGAGCAG GCTGTACGGATATTACAGGATGACGTGGCGTGTGACATCATCAAAATAGGGACCTTGGTGAGGAACAGGGAAAGATTTGTGAAGCGAAGACAGCGTCTTATCGGCCCCAAAGGTTCCACCCTTAAA GCTTTGGAGTTGTTGACCAACTGTTATGTGATGGTGCAGGGCAACACAATCTCGGCCTTGGGGCCCTATAACGGCCTGAAGGAG GTGCGCAAGGTTGTCATGGACACAATGAAGAACATCCACCCCATCTATAATATCAAG ACACTGATGATCAAACGAGAACTGTCCAAAGACGCCGAGCTCCGCACGCAGAACTGGGAGCGCTTCCTGCCCAAGTTCCGCCACAAGAATCTGGCCAAACGCAAGGAGCCCAAAAAGAAGAGCGTGAAGAAAGAGTACACACCATTCCCACCGCCACAGCCGGATAGCAAT GTTGACAAGGAGCTGGCCACGGGAGAATTCTTCCTGCGGGAAAGCGTGAAAAGGaggaagaaaatggaagaaataaaG gTCAAGCAGGCCGAGGCACTGAGCAAGAAGCAGGAGGAGAGAAACAAAGCTTTTATTCCTCCGAAAGAGAAGCCTTTATTGAAGAAGGCTGCAAAAG CTCCTGTGGAAAGCAAGCTTGACATCGCTGCCCTGAAGGACAAAGTGAAAAAAGCTAAAACCAAAAAACTGGGAGCTCCACCAGTGAATCCAGCACCTCCCACTAGTATGACCACagacaaaaagaacaaaaaaacaaaaagcaaaagctGA
- the cdnf gene encoding cerebral dopamine neurotrophic factor, translating into MELLITSTTMSLLLLSTLLLLNGVSYSAAGNCDVCVGFLHRLYGSVASSHKELTPALVEEELFQACSVAQGKEARLCYYLGASSDAATRVTATVSQPLSSHVPVDKICQRLSSRDTQICQLKYGPEPRQLSSEELKKMRVLQLRNILASWGEECRGCLEKHEFVSLILEKAPLQKAEL; encoded by the exons ATGGAGCTATTAATAACAAGCACCACTATGTCGCTGCTACTTCTCAGCACTCTGCTGCTGTTAAATGGGGTGTCTTATTCTGCAGCAGGAAACTGTGACG TGTGCGTGGGGTTTCTCCACAGACTATATGGAAGTGTGGCGTCTAGCCACAAGGAGCTCACTCCTGCTCTGGTGGAGGAAGAGCTGTTCCAGGCCTGTTCTGTTGCCCAGGGGAAGGAAGCAAGGCTG TGTTATTACCTAGGAGCGAGCAGTGATGCAGCCACGCGAGTCACGGCCACCGTGTCCCAGCCTCTGTCCTCCCACGTCCCTGTCGACAAGATATGCCAGCGCCTCAGCAGCAGGGACACGCAGATCTGTCAGCTCAAATACG gGCCTGAGCCGAGACAGCTGAGCAGTGAAGAGCTGAAAAAAATGAGGGTGTTGCAGCTGAGGAATATTTTAGCCTCATGGGGAGAAGAGTGTCGAGGGTGCTTGGAGAAACATGAGTTTGTCAGCCTCATCCTGGAAAAAGCGCCGCTTCAGAAAGCAGAGCTGTGA